Proteins co-encoded in one Brassica oleracea var. oleracea cultivar TO1000 chromosome C4, BOL, whole genome shotgun sequence genomic window:
- the LOC106336738 gene encoding pyruvate kinase, cytosolic isozyme-like: MAYEQKIKIGAAKTKMVWTLGAASRSVVMIEKLLEAGMNIARFDFSEGSHAHHQETIINLRTAIRNTGILCAVMLDTKGPEIRTGEGETINLPTLTRKDKVDIVQWGIPNRIDIIILSSVHKGSDLDQVRNLLGMHANNIMLMSKIDNEEAAANVDEIMEKTDAVLLARGSPGVDQKKMIDKASALGIPIVTAVQILGGQTTDDDLPNAVLDCTTDCVMLLADEEEAHPDTALQRISSLCKELESSIDYKAVQQKIRKALPRPLQPITARKAAYACWKYPKAKAIIITAKAAVNLVARCRPSVPVLLVVSMSESFKWWSHVASHGLVSRGIIPLMGAESKTIEDMISFGVQVAKKEGICNAGDLVVALRVLNGCPVLQPLHV; encoded by the exons ATGGCGTATGAACAAAAAATTAAGATTGGAGCGGCAAAGACTAAGATGGTGTGGACACTTGGAGCAGCGTCTAGATCAGTTGTGATGATAGAGAAGCTTCTCGAAGCTGGTATGAACATAGCCCGATTCGATTTCTCTGAGGGGTCTCACGCACACCACCAAGAAACTATCATTAATCTCAGAACCGCCATACGGAACACTGGTATCCTCTGCGCCGTCATGCTCGACACAAAG GGTCCTGAGATACGAACTGGAGAAGGAGAGACTATTAATCTCCCCACGCTTACACGGAAAGATAAAGTTGATATTGTTCAATGGGGGATTCCGAATAGGATCGACATCATTATTCTGTCCTCTGTTCACAAAGGGTCTGATCTAGACCAAGTCAGGAACTTGCTTGGTATGCACGCAAACAACATCATGCTTATGTCAAAG ATTGACAACGAAGAAGCAGCTGCTAATGTGGATGAGATTATGGAGAAAACTGATGCAGTCTTGTTGGCTAGAGGCAGTCCGGGAGTGGATCAGAAAAAGATGATCGACAAGGCTAGTGCACTCGGGATACCGATCGTGACAGCCGTACAGATTCTTGGGGGCCAAACCACCGACGACGACCTCCCCAACGCTGTCCTCGATTGCACCACCGATTGCGTCATGCTCCTAGCCGACGAAGAAGAAGCTCACCCTGACACCGCCTTGCAAAGAATTTCAAGCCTCTGCAAAGAGTTGGAGAGTTCCATCGATTACAAAGCTGTGCAGCAAAAAATAAGGAAAGCTCTTCCGAGACCGTTACAACCCATCACGGCGAGGAAAGCCGCTTACGCCTGTTGGAAGTACCCCAAAGCAAAGGCTATCATTATCACTGCCAAGGCTGCGGTAAATCTTGTGGCCAGGTGCAGGCCGAGCGTTCCTGTTCTCTTGGTTGTTTCGATGTCGGAGTCCTTCAAATGGTGGTCTCATGTGGCCAGTCATGGCTTGGTGTCCCGTGGGATCATTCCGCTGATGGGGGCGGAATCGAAAACGATTGAGGACATGATTAGTTTCGGTGTCCAAGTCGCAAAGAAAGAGGGAATCTGTAATGCTGGAGATTTAGTGGTGGCGCTCCGCGTCCTCAATGGCTGTCCTGTCCTCCAGCCTCTGCATGTTTAG